Part of the Streptomyces sp. NBC_00457 genome, GTCTTCGGCATCGCGCTCGTCGTGATCGCCGCCGCCCTGCGGATGCTGCGCATGGGCGTGTGGGTGAGCGTGCGCGGTCTGCGCCGGGTGGGCTTCCTCGGCACCCGTACGGTGGCCTGGGACCGGATCGTCACCGTGCGGACGGTGCAGCAGCCGGTGCGCTGGCTCGGGCTGCCGCGCACGGTGCAGGGCCAGGCTCTGGCCCTCGTACGACACGGGCGGTCCCCGGAGGACGAGAAGCCGCTGCTGACCACGCACAACGCCGACTTCCTGGCGCGGCCGGAGGCGTTCGACCGGGCGGCGGACACGATCGAGGCGTGGGCGGCGGAGAGCCGGCACGGGTGACGCGCATGTGAGGGGGTCGGTCCGCGTGTGTGGACCGGACCCCCTCACATGGTGGAGATGCTTCAGCGGGTGGCTTCGTGGAGGGAGATCGCCCGCTGCATCGCCTTGCGGGCGCGGGGGGTGTCGCGGGCGTCGTGGTAGGCGACGGCGAGGCGGAACCAACTGCGCCAGTCGTCGGGGGCGGCCTCGGTCTCGGCCTTGCGCTTGGCGAAGACCTCGTCGGCCGAGTCGCGGTCGATGCGTCCGCCGGGGGTGCGCTTCAGTTCGTCGACGGGCAGGCCGCCCTCGGCGTCGAGTTCGGCGGCGAGCCGGTTGGCCTTGCGGACGAACTCGGTGTTCTTCCACAGGAACCACACGCCGATCACCGGCAGGATCAGCACCGCGACACCGAAGGTGACGGTCAGGGCCGTGCCGGCCTGGATGAGCATGACGCCGCGGCTGCCGACCAGGACGAAGTAGATGACCAGGACAGCAGCCGTGACGGCATAAGTGATCTTCGCGCGCATGACGGTCAGCCGAGGTCCAGGAAGTGTTCCAGGCCGAAGGTGAGGCCCGGAGTGGTCACCACGCGGCGGGTGCCGAGCAGGATGCCCGGCATGAAGCTGCTGTGGTGGAGCGAGTCGTGGCGGACGGTCAGCGTCTCGCCCTCGCCGCCCAGCAGCACCTCCTGGTGGGCGAGCAGACCGCGCAGCCGGATCGCGTGGACCGGGACCCCGTCGACGGTCGCACCGCGGGCGCCGTCCAGGGCGGTGACCGTCGCGTCCGGCGCCGGGGCGGAGCCCGCGTTCGCCCGGGCCTCGGCGATGAGCTGGGCCGTGCGGGTGGCGGTGCCGCTGGGGGCGTCCACCTTGTTCGGGTGGTGCAGCTCGACGACCTCGACGGACTCGAAGTAGGGCGCCGCGATCTGCGCGAACTTCATCGTCAGGACGGCCCCGATGGAGAAGTTGGGCGCGATGAGCACACCCGTCTCCGGGGACTGGGCCAGCCAGCCCTTGAGCTGCGCGAGGCGGTCCTCGGTCCAGCCCGTCGTACCGACGACGGCGTGGATGCCGTGCCGTACGCAGAAGTCGAGGTTGCCCATCACCGAGGCCGGCGTGGTCAGTTCGACGGCGACCTGGGCGCCGGTCTCGGCCAGCGTCTCCAGTTTGTCGCCCCGGCTGAGGGCGGCGACCAGCTCCATGTCCTCGGCGGCCTCGACCGCCCGTACCGCCTCGGATCCGATCCGGCCCTTGGCACCGAGGACCGCCACGCGCAGCTTGCTCATGTTCTTGCTTCCTTCAGTTCCTTCAGGAGAGGACTTACGCGACCGAGAGGCTCACGACGCGACCGCTTCGTGCAGACGGGACGCCTGTTTGTCCTTCAGCGGGCCGATGACCGACAGCGAGGGCCGCTGTCCCAGGATGTCGCGGGCGACCGCGCGGACGTCGTCCGGGGTGACCGAGGCTATCCGGGCCAGCATGTCGTCGACGGACATCTGCTCGCCCCAGCACAGTTCACTCTTGCCGATACGGTTCATCAGCGCGCCCGTGTCCTCCAGGCCGAGGACCGTGGAGCCGCGGAGCTGGCCGATGGCGCGGTCGATCTCGTCCTCGGGCAGGCCGTGCTCGGCGACCTGGTCGAGTTCGTCGCGGCAGATCTTCAGCACGTCGTGCACCTGGGACGGGCGGCAGCCCGCGTACACGCCGAAGAGGCCGCAGTCGGCGAAGCCGGAGGTGTACGAGTACACGCTGTAGGCCAGGCCGCGCTTTTCGCGGACCTCCTGGAAGAGGCGGGACGACATCCCGCCGCCGAGGGCCGTGTTCAGCACGCCCAGCGCCCAGCGGCGCTCGTCCGTGCGGGCCAGGCCCGGCATGCCGAGGACGATGTGCGCCTGCTCCGTCTTGCGGCCGATCAGCTCGACGCGTCCGGCGGTGCGGATGCTCCGGCTGCCGTGGCGCGGGGCGCTGGGCGTGGCGTCGAGGCTCTGGAGGGCGCCCGCCTTCTCGAAGGCGGCGCGGACCTGTCGTACGACCTTGTTGTGGTCGATGTTGCCGGCGCAGGCGACCACGAGGTGGGTCGGGTCGTAGTGCTTCTTGTAGAAGCGGCGGATGCGGTCGGCGGTGAGGGCGTTGACCGTGTCGACCGTGCCGAGGACGGGGCGGCCGAGGGGGTTGTCGCCGAACATGGTGTGCGCGAACAGGTCGTGCACACAGTCGCCCGGGTCGTCCTCGGTCATCGCGATCTCTTCGAGGATGGCGCCCCGCTCGACGTTGACGTCCTCTTCGAGGATGAGGGAGCCCGTGAGCATGTCGCAGACGACGTCGATGGCGAGGGGCAGGTCGGCGTCGAGCACGCGCGCGTAGTAGCACGTGTACTCCTTGGCCGTGAACGCGTTCATCTCGCCGCCGACCGCGTCGAGGGCCGAGGAGATGTCGAGCGCGGACCTGCGGGTGGTGCCCTTGAAGAGAAGGTGCTCCAGATAGTGCGTGGCGCCGTTCAGGGCCGGCGTCTCGTCGCGGGAGCCGACGTGCGCCCAGATGCCGAAGGTGGCGGAGCGCACGGACGGGAGGGTTTCGGTGACGACCCGGAGGCCGCCGGGGAGGGTGGTCTTACGGACCGTACCGATGCCGTTGACGCCCTTGATCAGGGTTTGGGTACGGGCGACGGCCCGCGCCTCCGAAGAGGTGCGGGCCGTCGCCGTGGAGCTGCTCGACGTCACTGGTCGGTGTCGTCCTTCTTGTCGTCTGCGGCAGCATCAGCGTCTTCGCCCTCGATCACGGGGATCAGGGAGAGCTTGCCGCGGGAGTCGATCTCGGCGATCTCGACCTGGACCTTCTGGCCCACGCCGACGACGTCCTCGACGTTCTCCACGCGCTTGCCGCCGGCCAGCTTGCGGATCTGCGAGATGTGCAGCAGACCGTCCTTGCCGGGGAGCAGGGACACGAAGGCGCCGAAGGTGGTGGTCTTCACGACCGTACCCAGGTAGCGCTCGCCGACCTCGGGCATCGTCGGGTTGGCGATGCCGTTGATCGTGGTGCGGGCGGCCTCGGCGGAGGGTCCGTCGACCGCGCCGATGTAGATCGTGCCGTCGTCCTCGATCGTGATGTCGGCGCCGGTGTCCTCCTGGATCTGGTTGATCATCTTGCCCTTGGGGCCGATGACCTCGCCGATCTTGTCCACGGGGATCTTGACGGTGATGATCCGCGGGGCGTTCGGGGACATCTCGTCCGGCGTGTCGATCGCTTCCATCATCACGTCGAGGATGTGGAGGCGGGCGTCACGGGCCTGCTTGAGGGCCGCGGCCAGGACGGAGGCCGGGATGCCGTCCAGCTTGGTGTCGAGCTGGAGGGCGGTCACGAACTCCTTGGTGCCGGCGACCTTGAAGTCCATGTCGCCGAAGGCGTCCTCCGCACCGAGGATGTCGGTGAGGGTGACGTAGTGCGTCTCGCCGTCGATCTCCTGGGAGATCAGACCCATGGCGATACCGGCGACGGGGGCCTTCAGCGGCACACCGGCGTTCAGCAGCGACATGGTGGAGGCGCAGACCGAGCCCATGGACGTCGAGCCGTTCGAGCTGAGCGCCTCGGACACCTGGCGGATCGCGTAGGGGAACTCCTCACGCGTCGGCAGGACCGGGATCAGGGCGCGCTCGGCGAGGGCGCCGTGGCCGATCTCGCGGCGCTTCGGGGAGCCGACGCGGCCGGTCTCGCCGGTGGAGTACGGCGGGAAGTTGTAGTTGTGCATGTAGCGCTTGCGAGTCACCGGGGAGAGGGTGTCCAGCTGCTGCTCCATACGGAGCATGTTCAGCGTGGTGACGCCCAGGATCTGGGTCTCGCCCCGCTCGAACACGGCGGAACCGTGCACCCGCGGGATGGCCTCGACCTCGGCGGCGAGCGTACGGATGTCCGTGACGCCGCGCCCGTCGATGCGCTTCTTCTCCTTGATGACGCGCTCACGGACCAGGGACTTGGTCAGCGAGCGGTACGCGGCGGAGATCTCCTTCTCGCGGCCCTCGAACTCCGGCAGGAGCTTCTCGGCGGCGAGCGCCTTCACGCGGTCCAGCTCGGCCTCGCGCTCCTGCTTGCCGACGATGGTGAGCGCCTGGGCGAGCTCCGGCTTGACGGCGCCGGTGAGCGCCTCAAGCACGTCGTCCTGGTAGTCCAGGAAGATCGGGAACTCGCCGGTCGGCTTGGCGGCCTTCGCGGCGAGGTCCGACTGGGCCTTGCAGAGGACCTTGATGAAGGGCTTCGCGGCGTCCAGACCGGCGGCGACGACATCCTCGGTCGGCGCCTCGACGCCGCCCTTGACCAACTGGATGGTCTTCTCGGTGGCCTCGGCCTCGACCATCATGATCGCGACGTCGCCGTCCTCCAGGGTGCGGCCCGCGACCACCATGTCGAAGACGGCGTCCTCGAGCTCGGTGTGCGTCGGGAACGCCACCCACTGGCCGCCGATCAGCGCGACGCGGACGCCGCCGATCGGGCCGGAGAAGGGCAGGCCGGCCAGCTGCGTGGACGCGGAGGCGGCGTTGATCGCCACGACGTCGTACAGGTGGTCGGGGTTGAGGGCCATGATCGTGGCGACGACCTGGATCTCGTTGCGCAGGCCCTTCTTGAAGGACGGGCGCAGCGGGCGGTCGATGAGGCGGCAGGTGAGGATGGCGTCCTCGGACGGCCGGCCCTCACGGCGGAAGAAGCTGCCGGGGATCTTGCCGGCGGCGTACATCCGCTCCTCGACGTCCACCGTGAGGGGGAAGAAGTCGAGCTGGTCCTTGGGGTTCTTGGAGGCGGTGGTGGCCGACAGCACCATGGTGTCGTCGTCCAGGTACGCCACGGCGGAGCCGGCGGCCTGCTTGGCCAGGCGGCCCGTCTCGAAGCGGATGGTGCGGGTGCCGAAGGAGCCGTTGTCGATGACGGCCTCGGCGTAGTGGGTCTCGTTCTCCACTAGCGTTTTCTCCGTTACTTGTCGTCTTTGTCCCGTGGCTGCCCGTGTGGCAGGGGGACGATTGCGGAGAAGCGCTCCGTCTGGTGCGGGCCGGTCTTCGATCGAAGCACCCGGGGCTCTTCGCCCGGGGGCCACTACCGAGGACCGGCGGCGGCGAGGCGCGCTTCTCCTCTCTGTTCTGTTATTGCGTTGTGCTACCACACTACAAAGCGGGTGTGACACTCCGCACGTTTCCGCACGTACGGCAAAGGGAGCGGCCCCCGATCGTCTCGGGAACCGCTCCCTTCACGGCGTCTTACTTGGCGCCCGCCGCACCGCGGCGGATGCCGAGGCGGTCGACCAGCGCGCGGAAGCGCGCGATGTCCTTCTTCGCCAGGTACTGCAGCAGCCGACGGCGCTGACCGACCAGGATCAGCAGACCACGACGGGAGTGGTGGTCGTGCTTGTGGGTCTTGAGGTGCTCGGTCAGGTCCGAGATACGGCGCGAGAGCATCGCGACCTGGACCTCGGGAGAGCCGGTGTCGCCCTCCTTGGTACCGAACTCGGTGATGATCTGCTTCTTCGTAGCGGCGTCGAGCGACACGCGTACTCCTCGTAGTCTGTGAAGGGCCACCGAGTGCCCCCGGTCCACTTCTCGGGGGAGCTTCCATTACTCGGGAGGCGGGGATCCGCTGGGCGCGGCCTCCAGAGCCAGGGGCTCCGGGGGTGCGTACACAAACGGCCGTTACACAGCGTACCAGCAGACGAGCGCGCTCTTGACAGGCGTCCCGCGCCGGTCAGATGCCGCCGCGGACCTCGCCGTAGACATCGAGGACGGCCAGGCAGATCGGGACCAGGGAGAGCAGCACCAGCGAGTCGGCGAGATCGAGCATGCGGCCCCAGAACGGGGAGAGCCCCTTCTGCGGCACGATCAGCGCGATCGCGATCAGGACCAGCACGCCCACCCCGACCGTGGCGGCGAGCCACAGGGTCCGGATGTCGACGGCGCTGGAGTCGCCCTTGAGGAGGTCGACGATGATGCCGGCCGGCGGCGAGATGGCCAGCCCGAGCACCAGCAGCGCGATCGTGCTGACACCGGCCACGAACAGGCAGGTGACCTGGGCGGTGTACCGGAAGAGACGGGCGCGCAGCATCGCGGCGAGGCCGGTGCACAGGGCCAGCAGCTGGGCCCAGCCCCCGTCGCTGAAGCCGAGCACCGCGCCACCGGCGCCGACGATCACGGCGGCGCAGCCCCCGACCAGGCCGAGCAGCAGTTCGTGACCGCGGCTGGTCTGGGCGACGATGCGCTGGACGTCGACGGCTTCGAGGTCGCCCTCGCGGCCCTCACGACGGGCCCGGGCCAGGTCCTCCGGGTTGCGGAAGCCGATCGGCAGCTTGGCGAAGCGGGCGGACCAGCCGGGCAGGAAGCCGACGACAGCCAGGCCGACGACGGAGGTGCCGGCGGCGATCTCCCGCGGCTCCGCCTCGGTGAGCACGCCGCAGAACACGGCGAGCGTGCCGATCCCGGCGGCCAGCGCGGCGGCCACGAACGGGGCGTCGCCCTGCGGCAGCAGCATGATCAGCACGACCGAGAACAGCAGTACGGCGACACAGCCGACGAGGAACTGGATCCGGCCGGGGCCTTCGCCCGCGTCCTGGGGGATGACGCCGGAGCCCGCGATGAGTGCGTGCGGCAGCGCCGAGATGCCGAGCGCGACGGCGGAACCACGGTCGTCGTACACCCGGGCCCGTACCCCGGCGAGTGCCGTCAGGGCCAGGGCGACCACGCCGGCCAGGATGCCCTGCAGGCCGTGCATGTCGTGCCGTATCGGATCCGCGAACCAGAAGACGAAGCCGAGCATGACCAGCAGCAGGGCGCCGGAGACGAGTCCGGCCACGCGCATCAGGTTGTCGTTCCAGCTGCGGATGTCCTGCTTGACCGCGGCGGCGATCGCGTCCACGACGTCGTCGTGCACGGCCGGCGGCAGGGAGTCGGCGAAGGTGCGCAGCAGCAGCACGTCGCCGTCCCTGACCCGGTGCTCGAGCAACGAGCGGCTGGCGTCGAGGACTTGGCCCTCGCGGGTGACCAGGTGGTAGCCGGCCGGATCGGTGTCCGGCCGGGCCAGGCCCGAGAGTCTGACGATCTCAGGAAAAAGGTCCTGAATCGGCAGATCCTCCGGTAGCGCGACATCGACCCGGCTGTCCGGCGCCGCGATCGTGATTCGGCAGAAACCTGTCGACGTCCCCGTGCTCACCTGGTACTTCCCCCTGCTGGACAAGGCTTCCTCGCGCCGCTCGTACGACGCGGAGCGCCACCATATCCGTTGGCACGGGGGGTGCGGGGGCCACCTCCCCCGTTTCCTCCCCGGCCCCCCTCGGCATCTCCATCCTCCTGGCTCCCTCCGGCACTCGAAGCATCAGTAGGATCGACGCCCACACGTATGACGCCTACGCGAACGAGAACACGTCGCGGTACACGGGGGCGTCGATGCCAGGACGTATCAATCGCGAAGGATGAGTGCATCGGTGAGCGTCGTCATCATCAAGCGACCACCGCGGATAGTGCCCCCGGCGGTCCCGGACGGCGAGGTCAAGCTCGAGACGCCGCCCGAGATCCCTCGCGAGGGCGACGAGAGCATGTTGATGAACATGCTGCCCATGATGGGCATGCTGGGTTCCGTGGGCTTCTTCTTCATGCCCGGCCTGCCCCCCTACATGAGGGTCGTCGGCGGGCTGATGCTGGCCTCGACGCTGGCCATGGCCATCGCCCAGTTCGCCAGGTCCCGGCAGAACGGCGGCGCGGGCATGGCGCAGGACCGGCGTGACTACTTCCGCTATCTCGAGCAGGTCCGCAAGGACGTGCACAAGACCGCCGAACTGCAGCGGCGCAGCCAGCTCTTCCAGCACCCCGACCCGGAACAGCTGTGGGCGGTGGCGGCCGACGGCAAGCGACTGTGGGAACGCCGCCCGACGGACGCGGACTTCGCCTCCGTACGCATCGGCCGTGGCATCCAGCAGCTGAACACTCCGCTCGTCGCGCCGGAGACGGCGCCCAAGGACGAGCTGGAGCCGCTGACCGCGGCGGCGATGAAGGCCTTCCTCGACGCGCACGGCAGCCTCTCCGACCTGCCCGTCTCCGTCTCGCTGCGCGCCTTCTACCACGTGACGGTGTGCGGAGAGACCGACACGGTCTACGGCAGTGCCCGCGCGGCCCTGGCCCAACTGGCGACGCTGCACTCGCCCGAGGACCTGATGATCGCCGTGGTGGCGCATCCCTCGGCGACGGCGGACTGGGACTGGATCAAGTGGCTGCCGCACAGCCAGCACCCGAAGGTCAAAGACGGCGCGGGCTCGACCCGGCTGCTCTTCGACGACCTCGGGGAGCTGGAGGAGGCGCTGGCGGACCAGTTGGACGACCGGCCGCGCTGGAACCGGGACGCCAACCCGGTCTACGACCAGCCGCATCTGATCGTGGTGCTCGACGGCGGCACCGTACCGCCGGACTCCGAACTCGCCAGCGCCGAGGGCCTGCAGGGCGTCACGTTCATCGAGATCTCCCCCGGCGAGCTGGAGGAGGAGCTGCGCGCGGGCCTGACGGTCTACGTCAAGCCGGAGCGGATGCGGCTGTTCGTCGGCCATGAGTCCGCGTACAACGGCAAGCCCGATGTGCTGAACCCGGCGCAGGCCGAGTCCCTGGCCCGGCAGCTGGCCCCCTTCCGGGTCGGCTCCGCGGAGGAGGGCGAACCCCTGCTGTCCAACCTGGACTTCACCGACCTCATGGGCATCGGCGACGCGGGCGCCGTCGACGTCTCCCGCACCTGGCGGCCCCGCACCCTGCACGAGCGGCTGCGGGTGCCGATCGGTGTCGGCGAGAACGGCGAGCCGGTCATGCTGGACCTCAAGGAGGCCTCGCAGGAGGGCATGGGCCCGCACGGTCTGTGCGTCGGCGCCACCGGTTCCGGCAAGTCCGAGGTGCTGCGCACGCTGGTGCTCGGTCTCGCGGTGACGCACTCCTCGGAGACGCTGAACTTCATCCTCGCGGACTTCAAGGGCGGTGCGACCTTCGCCGGTATGGCGGACATGCCGCACACCGCGGCGGTCATCACCAACCTCGCCGACGACCTCACCCTCGTCGACCGTATGCGCGACTCGATCATGGGTGAGACGCAGCGCCGTCAGGAACTGCTGCGCTCGGCCGGCAACTACGCCAACCTGCACGACTACGAGAAGGCCCGGGCGGCGGGCGCCGCGCTGGAGCCGATGGCCTCGCTGGTGATCGTGCTCGACGAGTTCTCCGAACTCCTCACCGCCAAGCCCGACTTCATCGACATGTTCATCCAGATCGGCCGTATCGGCCGGTCGCTGGGCATCCACCTGCTGCTGGCCTCGCAGCGCCTGGAAGAGGGCAAGCTGCGCGGCCTGGACACCTATCTGTCGTACCGGATCGGTCTGCGGACCTTCTCCGCCGCCGAGTCGCGTACGGCGATCGGCGTCCCGGACGCCTACCACCTCCCGTCGATCCCCGGCTCGGGTTACCTCCGCTACGACACCGACACCATGGTCCGCTTCAAGGCGGCGTACGTGTCGGGGCCGTACCACGGCGAAGGCCCGTCCCGGGTGCACCGCTCGACGCAGCTGCGGCCCGCGCTGTTCTCCGCGGAGCACGTGGCGCTGCCGCCGCAGCCGGTGATCGACGAGCCGGAGCCCGACAACAGGGTGGACGACGCGCTCGCCGACACCGTCCTGGACGTCCTCGTCAGCCGGATGGTCAACCAGGGTCCGCCCGCCCACCAGGTGTGGCTGCCCCCGCTGGAGGAGGCGCCCTCGCTGGAGCAGCTGCTCCCCCAGCTCGCCGTCCACCCGGAACGCGGCCTGACCGCGCCCGACTACACGGCACTCGGCCGGCTCAATGTGCCAGTCGGCCTGGTCGACAAGCCGTTCGAGCAGCGGCGCGACGTGCTGTACCGGGACTTCTCCGGTGGCGCGGGCCACGGTCTGTTCGTCGGTGGTCCGCAGTCCGGCAAGTCGACGCTGCTGCGCACGCTGATCTCGTCGTTCGCGCTCACCCACACACCGTCCGAAGTGCAGTTCTACTGCCTGGACTTCGGCGGTGGCAGTCTCATCTCGATGGAGGACCTGGCCCACGTCGGCGGGGTCGCCAACCGGCTCGACGCCGAGAAGGTGCGCCGTACGGTCAGCGAGGTCGAGGGAATCCTCAACGCGCGTGAGGAGTACTTCCGCGCGAACAACGTGGACTCGGTGCAGACCTACCGGCAGCGCCGGAACGCGGGCCAGCTGCCCGACCAGCCCTGGGGTGACGTCTTCCTGGTCATCGACGGCTGGGCCACCTTCAAGACGGACTACGAGCTGCTCGAGTCCACCGTCACCGAGATCGCCACGCGTGGCCTCGGCTTCGGTGTGCATGTGATCCTCACCGCGAGCCGCTACACCGAAGTGCGGCCCGCGCTCAAGGACATGCTGCAGAACCGCATCGAGCTGCGGCTCGGTGACCCGACCGAGTCGGAGATCGACCGCAAGGTCGCGCAGAACGTGCCGTCCACCGTGCCGGGCCGCGGTCTGACGCCGGACAAGCTGCACTTCATGACCGCTCTGCCGCGGGTAGACGGCTCCTCGGAGACGGAGGACCTGTCGGAGGCGACGGCGATCCTCGTCCGGGGCATCAACGACAACTGGCAGGGCGCCCCCGCCCCGGCCGTGCGGCTGCTGCCGACGATGCTGCCCTGGGACCGGCTGCCCAAGGGCTTCGAGCACCCGGAGCGCGGTGTCGCCATCGGCATCGACGAGTCGTCGCTGGCGCCGGTCTTCGTGGACTTCGAGACGGACCCGCACTTCATCGTGTTCGGTGAGAGCGAGTCCGGTAAGTCCGCGATGCTGCGGCTGCTCATCAAGCAGATCTGTGAGCGCTACACACCGCAGCAGGCGAAGATCGTCATGGGTGACTACCGACGCGCTCACCTGGAGGGCGTGCCCGAGTCGCACCTCTCCCGGTACTGCGCGGCGGCACCTGCGCTGCAGGAGACGCTGGAGGGCCTGGCCGGTTCGCTCGGCCGCCGGATGCCGGGCCCGGACGTGACGCCCGAGCAGCTGCGCAACCGCAGCTGGTACAGCAGCCCGGACGCGTTCGTCATCATCGACGACTACGACCTGGTGGCGACCGGTATGAACCCGCTGTCCCCGCTGCTCGAGTACCTGCCCTTCGCCCGTGACGTCGGCCTGCGCGTCATCATCGCGCGCGCTTCGGGCGGCGCCAGCCGGTCGCTGTACGAGCCGGTGATGCAGCGTCTGCGCGAGCTCGGCGCCCAGGGCATCGTGCTTTCCGGCGACCGGACCGAGGGGGCGCTGCTCGGCAACATCACGGCGTCGCAACTGCCGCCCGGGCGTGGGCACTTCCACACCCGGCGCCGGAGCGGGCAGCTGATCCAGACGGGGTGGCTGCCGCCGCGGCACTGAGTTGTGCGCGGTTGAGTGACCTGTGCAGGGGGGCGGCACCCGTTTTGGGGCCGCCCCTCCGCCGTGTGCGGGTGGGTCTGGTTCGGGCCACGGCGGGCCCGTTAAGGTGACGCTGCGACAGAAGAGCCGAGTCACGGGGGGCAGTTGTGGCCAACGACGGGATGCAGGCCGATCCTGGGGTCCTCAAGACCGAGGGCTTCAACATGTTCAGTGTCGGCCTGGACTTCAGCAAGGCGGTGCAGGCCCTGCAAACCGGCCTGACCGCGCTGGAGGGCGGCAGCGGCAGCACGCCGCCCTGGGGCGACGACGACATCGGCGAGAAGTTCGGGGTCGTCTACGAGGGTCTGCGCGACGGCATGTACCAGTCGATGGGCAGCCTGGCGGAGCGCATCGCGGGGATAGGGCTGGCGTTCACGGAGATGGGCGTCCGGCACGAGCTGAACGAGGGCAACGAGGACGCCGCCTGGCGGGACCTGACCTCGAAGTACGACGGCCAGGTGGAGATGGTGACCGGCGTGCATCATGAGCGTCGGCGGCAGGAGTGACCTGACCCGGCTCTGTGAGCTGTGCTGAGCGTGAGCTGTGCGTGACCTGACGGTTCCGCAGCGTGAGTGCGCTCTGCGCAAGTAGGCTGAGACGCACACTTCGTTCGCACGTCAGGAAGAGGCCCAGCAGCATGACCCAGGCACGGGACAACGAGGTCGAGACTCAGCCCGAGGACGTCAAGGCGCGCAAGGAGCGCGAGCGGGACGAGCTGTACGCCCTCGACATCTCGGGGGTCGAGTGGCACTCCGCGCCCGGCACCGAGACACACGAGGAGCGTGTCGAGATCGCGTATCTGCCGCAGGGCGCGGTCGCCATGCGCTCGTCCCTCGACCCCGACACCGTGCTGCGGTACACCGAGGCGGAGTGGCGGGCGTTCGTACTCGGGGCGCGGGACGGGGAGTTCGACCTGGAGCCCGCGCCGCACAATGGTGGGATGGCGGCTGAGTAGGACGTACGGTCGTCCCCAGGGGCGTCAGTACAGCGAGAACCCGCCGCTGTGGCGCCCTTGGTTCTTCTTTCCGGGCTGCGAGTTATCGCCTTCTGGCCGATTCGGCTCGGACGGCCCGGCGGAGGGGTCTCCGCTCCCTCCCGCCTCCCCGCGCCTGATCTGCTCGCGCTCCTCCTCGGACAGCGACTCCCACTGACCGCGCAGGGACGACATGCCGCTGCCCAGCGCGCGGGCCACCGCGGGGTCGTCGAGGGCGTCGCGCAGGGCAAGTCGGCCGGAGAGCAGCTTCTTGGCCGCCTCCTGCATGTCCTTGCTGACACCGTCGGACGTGGACAGCTGACGCAGGGCGGAGTTCAGGGAACGGATCTGCTCCGGTTCGAGTGCCTCGTCCAGCACACCGCGGTCCGGCGAAGAGCCGTGCGGATCGGGTGAGTTGTCGGGTCGACTGGCCATGTCGCGTCTCCTCAGTGCTCGTCGCCTCTCGGCCACCCGCAGTATCTCGCGTCACGCACGAGATGCCATGCTGACTTCCACTGGCCGCCAATGGCTCGCCGATGGCCGCCACCGACCGCCACCGGCCGCCGCGGAAGAGAAGGACAGATTGTCATGGCTCGGACGCAAGCCACCGGCAAGGGCACCGGACCCGACCGTTCCGCCGCCGGTCTCCTCGGGCGGGCCCTCGGTCGCCTCGGGCGCGCGGGCGGACTGGTCTTCCTGCTGGCGGGGCTCGCCCTGAGCGGATTCGGCGCGTACGAGGGGGCGTACGCGGCGGGTTGGACGGGTACGGCCGGCACCCTCACCGTGCAGCAGTGCGAGGTGAGTTACCCGAACAACGCCTCGCGCAGCAGCCGCAAGAACCGCCGGCCCGTCCGCTGCGAGGGCACTTTCGTCGCCGACGGCG contains:
- the dapB gene encoding 4-hydroxy-tetrahydrodipicolinate reductase, with product MSKLRVAVLGAKGRIGSEAVRAVEAAEDMELVAALSRGDKLETLAETGAQVAVELTTPASVMGNLDFCVRHGIHAVVGTTGWTEDRLAQLKGWLAQSPETGVLIAPNFSIGAVLTMKFAQIAAPYFESVEVVELHHPNKVDAPSGTATRTAQLIAEARANAGSAPAPDATVTALDGARGATVDGVPVHAIRLRGLLAHQEVLLGGEGETLTVRHDSLHHSSFMPGILLGTRRVVTTPGLTFGLEHFLDLG
- a CDS encoding M16 family metallopeptidase, giving the protein MTSSSSTATARTSSEARAVARTQTLIKGVNGIGTVRKTTLPGGLRVVTETLPSVRSATFGIWAHVGSRDETPALNGATHYLEHLLFKGTTRRSALDISSALDAVGGEMNAFTAKEYTCYYARVLDADLPLAIDVVCDMLTGSLILEEDVNVERGAILEEIAMTEDDPGDCVHDLFAHTMFGDNPLGRPVLGTVDTVNALTADRIRRFYKKHYDPTHLVVACAGNIDHNKVVRQVRAAFEKAGALQSLDATPSAPRHGSRSIRTAGRVELIGRKTEQAHIVLGMPGLARTDERRWALGVLNTALGGGMSSRLFQEVREKRGLAYSVYSYTSGFADCGLFGVYAGCRPSQVHDVLKICRDELDQVAEHGLPEDEIDRAIGQLRGSTVLGLEDTGALMNRIGKSELCWGEQMSVDDMLARIASVTPDDVRAVARDILGQRPSLSVIGPLKDKQASRLHEAVAS
- a CDS encoding polyribonucleotide nucleotidyltransferase, whose translation is MENETHYAEAVIDNGSFGTRTIRFETGRLAKQAAGSAVAYLDDDTMVLSATTASKNPKDQLDFFPLTVDVEERMYAAGKIPGSFFRREGRPSEDAILTCRLIDRPLRPSFKKGLRNEIQVVATIMALNPDHLYDVVAINAASASTQLAGLPFSGPIGGVRVALIGGQWVAFPTHTELEDAVFDMVVAGRTLEDGDVAIMMVEAEATEKTIQLVKGGVEAPTEDVVAAGLDAAKPFIKVLCKAQSDLAAKAAKPTGEFPIFLDYQDDVLEALTGAVKPELAQALTIVGKQEREAELDRVKALAAEKLLPEFEGREKEISAAYRSLTKSLVRERVIKEKKRIDGRGVTDIRTLAAEVEAIPRVHGSAVFERGETQILGVTTLNMLRMEQQLDTLSPVTRKRYMHNYNFPPYSTGETGRVGSPKRREIGHGALAERALIPVLPTREEFPYAIRQVSEALSSNGSTSMGSVCASTMSLLNAGVPLKAPVAGIAMGLISQEIDGETHYVTLTDILGAEDAFGDMDFKVAGTKEFVTALQLDTKLDGIPASVLAAALKQARDARLHILDVMMEAIDTPDEMSPNAPRIITVKIPVDKIGEVIGPKGKMINQIQEDTGADITIEDDGTIYIGAVDGPSAEAARTTINGIANPTMPEVGERYLGTVVKTTTFGAFVSLLPGKDGLLHISQIRKLAGGKRVENVEDVVGVGQKVQVEIAEIDSRGKLSLIPVIEGEDADAAADDKKDDTDQ
- the rpsO gene encoding 30S ribosomal protein S15 encodes the protein MSLDAATKKQIITEFGTKEGDTGSPEVQVAMLSRRISDLTEHLKTHKHDHHSRRGLLILVGQRRRLLQYLAKKDIARFRALVDRLGIRRGAAGAK
- the eccD gene encoding type VII secretion integral membrane protein EccD — protein: MSTGTSTGFCRITIAAPDSRVDVALPEDLPIQDLFPEIVRLSGLARPDTDPAGYHLVTREGQVLDASRSLLEHRVRDGDVLLLRTFADSLPPAVHDDVVDAIAAAVKQDIRSWNDNLMRVAGLVSGALLLVMLGFVFWFADPIRHDMHGLQGILAGVVALALTALAGVRARVYDDRGSAVALGISALPHALIAGSGVIPQDAGEGPGRIQFLVGCVAVLLFSVVLIMLLPQGDAPFVAAALAAGIGTLAVFCGVLTEAEPREIAAGTSVVGLAVVGFLPGWSARFAKLPIGFRNPEDLARARREGREGDLEAVDVQRIVAQTSRGHELLLGLVGGCAAVIVGAGGAVLGFSDGGWAQLLALCTGLAAMLRARLFRYTAQVTCLFVAGVSTIALLVLGLAISPPAGIIVDLLKGDSSAVDIRTLWLAATVGVGVLVLIAIALIVPQKGLSPFWGRMLDLADSLVLLSLVPICLAVLDVYGEVRGGI